GCCTCAACGTGGGCTGCATCCCCACCAAGATGTTCGTCTACGCCGCCGACACCGCCACCGCCATCGAGCACTCGAGCACGTACGGGATCGACTCGACTCTCGACGGTGTCCGCTGGCCTGACATCGTCTCCCGGGTGTTCGATCGGCGGATCGACCCCATCGCCTCCAGTGGCGAGGACTACCGCCGCAACCGCTGCGACAACGTCACGGTGTACGACGGCCACGCCACCTTCGTGGGTCCGCGCACCATCGACACCGGCACCGGGGAGCTCATCACGGCCGACTCCGTGGTGATCGCCGCCGGGGCCCGCCCCTCGATCCCCCAGATCGTCACCGACGCCGATGTGGCCTACTACACCAGCGACGATGTCATGCGGATCGCCGAGCTGCCCAGGTCGATGGTGATCCAGGGTTCCGGCTTCATCGCGTGTGAGTTCGCCCACGTGTTCTCGGCGCTCGGAGTGGACGTGACCGTCATAGGCCGCTCGGACGTCCTGCTCAAGAACGTGGACAGGGAACTGGCCGCACGGTTCACCGAAAACGCCGGCCGGAGGTGGGACGTCCGCCTGGGACAGCAGATCACCACCATGACCGCGACCGGCGCCGACCGGCGCGGAGTCGAGGTCACCTTCGAAGACGGTTCCACCTGCTCCGGCGACGCGCTCCTGGTGGCCACGGGCCGCACCCCCAACGGCGACCTGCTCGGCCTCGACACCGCCGGCGTGGCGATGGACGGGGAGCTGATCAGGGTCGACGAATACGGCCGTACCACGGCGGCCGGTGTGTGGGCCCTGGGTGACGTGAGCTCGCCCTACCAGCTCAAGCACGTCGCCAACCACGAACAGCGAGTGCTCGGACACAACCTGCGGCACCCGGACGACCTCCAGCCCTTCAACCACCGACTGGTGCCCTACGCGGTGTTCACCTGGCCGCAGATCGCCTCGGTGGGTCTGACGGAGGCCGAGGCCCGCGAGGCCGGATACGACGTCACGGTCAAGGTCCAGGACTACGGCGACGTGGCGTACGGCTGGGCGATGGAGGACTCGGTCGGGTGCTGCAAGCTCATCGCGGACCGCGCCACCGGGTTGCTCGTGGGCGCCCACATCATGGGAGCCCACTCGCCGTCACTGATCCAGATCCTCATCCAGGCGATGGAGTTCGAGATCACCGTCCCCGAACTCGCGCGCCGTCAGTACTGGATCCATCCCGCGATGGCCGAGGTCGTCGAGAACGCACTGCTCGGCCTGGATTTCCCGGACCGGGGCTTCTGACCCGCCGCCCCGGCGGGCCTCAACTGACCACGAAGTCCGCCGGGTCGACCGACCTCACCTGGCGCCGGTATCGGAAGGTGAAGGTGGGCCACAGCGTCGAGTTCCGGCCCCGTGAGTCGATGTACCAACTCGAGCATCCGCCGTCGTTCCACACGGTGCCGGCGAGTTCGCGATCCATCCGGTCGGAATACCGGTCGAGGGCCTCCTCCCGCACCTCCACGGTCCCCCGATCCGCACCCCGCGATAAGTCGAGCAGCGTCAACACGTGCTCGGCCTGTGATTCGAGCATGTAGACGATCGACGAGTGACCGAGGCTGGTGTTGGGCCCGAACATCAGGAAGAGGTTGGGGAACGCGGAGACCGTCACGCCGTTGTGGGCGCGGGGGCTGCCGTCCCAGTGGTCGGCAAGGGTCCTGCCGTCCGAACCGGTCACGACCCGCGCGATGGGCGGCTCGGTGGGCTGGAACCCGGTTCCGAAGATGATCACGTCGGCGGGGTGCTCGGCACCCCCGGAGTCGACGAGACCGTCCGGGGTCACCGAGGTCGCGGCACCGGAGACCAAGGTGACGTCCCGCCGACACAGCGCCGGGAGCCACTGGCTGGTCAGCAGCACCCGCTTGCACCCGATCGAGAAATCCGGGGTGAGCAACTTCCGCATCCGCCGGTCCCGCACCTTGACCAGCAGGTAGAACCGCGCGAACCACTCGAAGAACCGGAGGAGGAACCGGGCCCGGGTGAATGCCAGGACGTAGAGCTCACGGCCCGCGTAGACCCGACCCCGGACGATCTGTTGCAGGAACGGGAAACGTCGGTACAGCCCGCGGCGACGCCGGGAGACGGAACGGTCGAACCGGGGCAGGATCCAGCCGGGTGTCCGTTGGAAGACCGTGACGTGGTCGGCGGTCCCGGCGATCTCGGGCACGAACTGCACGGCAGAGGCGCCCGTACCGACCACCGCGACCTTCTTGCCGGCGAGGGGGATGTCGTGGCGCCAGCGCGCGGAGTGGAACACCTCGCCGTCGAAGTCCTCGAGGCCCGGGAGTGCGGGCACCGAGGGTGCGGAGAGCGCCCCCGTCGCGATGATGAGATTGCGGGCCCGGACCTGCCCTCGGCTGGTGTCGACGATCCATCGGGCGGTGTCGCCGTCCCACCGCGCGCCGGTGACCTCGCAGGAGGTGACGAGCCGATCGCGGAGGCCGATCCTGTCCGCGACCCCCACGAGGTAGGCCTGGATCTCGCCCTGTCGGCCGAACGAGTGCGACCAGTCGGGGTGAGCGTGACCCGACAACGAGTACAGGGAGGTGGGCACGTCGCAGGCGCACCCCGGGTAGGTGTTGTCGCGCCAGGTCCCGCCGACCTCGTCGCCGGCCTCGACCACGAGGAGATCCCCGCCCCGTCCCTCCCGAAGGAGACGATCGGCCATCGAGATCCCCCCGAACCCGGCTCCGACGACAAGGATGTCGACGTGGTCTACAGGTCCGCGGGGGGTATCGATCATGGTTGACATTATGGCGCGAGATGTCCATTGTTCACGGCCGCATCGGGACAATCGTTCAACTCGGATCGTCGGGGCGCCCGATCCGACCCGACGGCGGAGGCGTCAGCTCCCGCTCGGCAGGGTCAGCACCTCGACGCCGGACTCGGTGACCAGGACGGTGTGCTCGAACTGTGCGGTCCACGCCTTGTCCGCCGTGGTGACCGTCCAGTCGTCGTCCCAGACGTCGAACCCGGGGCCGCCCAGAGAGATCATCGGTTCCACAGTCAGCGTCATCCCTGGCTCCAGGACCTCGGTCCGGGACGGCTCGTCGTAGTGGAGCACCACCAGGCCGTTGTGGAAGGTCGGCCCCACCCCGTGGCCGGTGAACTCCCGGACCACCGTGTAGTCGAACCGCCGCGCGTAGGACTCGATGACACGCCCGATCACGTTGATCTCGCGGCCGGGGCGGATGGCCCTGATCCCGCGGTCCATGGCCTCACGCGTCCGTTCGACCAGGAGCCTGTTCTCCTCGGTGACCTCGCCCGCCAGGAAGGTGGCGTTGGTGTCGCCGTGGACGCCGTCGATGAAGGCCGTGACGTCGATGTTGACGATGTCCCCGTCCCGGATCACGGTCGTGTCGGGGATACCGTGGCAGATCACCTCGTTGAGGGACACGCAGCTGGACTTGGGGAACGCCTTGTACCCCAACGTCGACGGGTAGGCGCCGTGGTCGCACATGTACTCGTGGGCGATCCGGTCGATCTCGTCGGTGGTGACCCCGGGTGCCACCGCCCGCCCCGCCACGACGAGGGCGTCGGCCGCTATCGTGCACGCCCTGCGCATCGCCTCGATCACCTCGGGGGTCTGCACCCATGGTTCACCGTTGGCCTCGTCGACCCGGTCACGCCAG
This Dietzia psychralcaliphila DNA region includes the following protein-coding sequences:
- the mtr gene encoding mycothione reductase encodes the protein MTQTPSRHFDLVVIGTGSGNSLIDESFADLSVAICEKGAFGGTCLNVGCIPTKMFVYAADTATAIEHSSTYGIDSTLDGVRWPDIVSRVFDRRIDPIASSGEDYRRNRCDNVTVYDGHATFVGPRTIDTGTGELITADSVVIAAGARPSIPQIVTDADVAYYTSDDVMRIAELPRSMVIQGSGFIACEFAHVFSALGVDVTVIGRSDVLLKNVDRELAARFTENAGRRWDVRLGQQITTMTATGADRRGVEVTFEDGSTCSGDALLVATGRTPNGDLLGLDTAGVAMDGELIRVDEYGRTTAAGVWALGDVSSPYQLKHVANHEQRVLGHNLRHPDDLQPFNHRLVPYAVFTWPQIASVGLTEAEAREAGYDVTVKVQDYGDVAYGWAMEDSVGCCKLIADRATGLLVGAHIMGAHSPSLIQILIQAMEFEITVPELARRQYWIHPAMAEVVENALLGLDFPDRGF
- the map gene encoding type I methionyl aminopeptidase; this encodes MTTSTRQPLVPGEPTPIRTVPESIPRPEYVWRDRVDEANGEPWVQTPEVIEAMRRACTIAADALVVAGRAVAPGVTTDEIDRIAHEYMCDHGAYPSTLGYKAFPKSSCVSLNEVICHGIPDTTVIRDGDIVNIDVTAFIDGVHGDTNATFLAGEVTEENRLLVERTREAMDRGIRAIRPGREINVIGRVIESYARRFDYTVVREFTGHGVGPTFHNGLVVLHYDEPSRTEVLEPGMTLTVEPMISLGGPGFDVWDDDWTVTTADKAWTAQFEHTVLVTESGVEVLTLPSGS
- a CDS encoding flavin-containing monooxygenase, whose product is MIDTPRGPVDHVDILVVGAGFGGISMADRLLREGRGGDLLVVEAGDEVGGTWRDNTYPGCACDVPTSLYSLSGHAHPDWSHSFGRQGEIQAYLVGVADRIGLRDRLVTSCEVTGARWDGDTARWIVDTSRGQVRARNLIIATGALSAPSVPALPGLEDFDGEVFHSARWRHDIPLAGKKVAVVGTGASAVQFVPEIAGTADHVTVFQRTPGWILPRFDRSVSRRRRGLYRRFPFLQQIVRGRVYAGRELYVLAFTRARFLLRFFEWFARFYLLVKVRDRRMRKLLTPDFSIGCKRVLLTSQWLPALCRRDVTLVSGAATSVTPDGLVDSGGAEHPADVIIFGTGFQPTEPPIARVVTGSDGRTLADHWDGSPRAHNGVTVSAFPNLFLMFGPNTSLGHSSIVYMLESQAEHVLTLLDLSRGADRGTVEVREEALDRYSDRMDRELAGTVWNDGGCSSWYIDSRGRNSTLWPTFTFRYRRQVRSVDPADFVVS